The Caulobacter sp. FWC2 region GCGCGGAGGTTCTTCGGAATTGCTGGGGGGTGAGACCTACCTCGGCTTTGAACGCCCGGTTGAAAGGGCCGATCGAGCCGAACCCACAATCGTAGGCAATGGTCAAAATTGGCAGGTGATCGTAGGCGGGGTCGGCCAACCGCCGTTTTGCCTCTTCGATCCGGAAATGGTTGGTCATCTGGTTGAAGTTGCGAAACCCCAGGGGACCTGTGATGCACTGGGTGATCTTATATTCGGGCTCACCCAGGCAGCGGGCTAGGTCCGCGACCTTCAGGCTGTGGCGGGTGTAGATGGCGTCTTGCGCCATGAGGTTTTCAAGCGAGGCCGAAAGGCCGCTTGCGTCGGCTGTTCTGCCCCGTCGGCTGAGATGTTGGCGCGGCAATAGAGGATGGCGGCGGCGATACCAGATGGCGGAAGCCATCCCCAGCAGAGCGGTGGCCGCGCAGGCGGACTTGATCATCATCCGCCACTGCGCCGTCGCCCCGCCGCTCGGCGCGCGGTCCACCCAGATGACGGCGACAGTGAGCAAAGCCATATAGCCGGTGGCAAAGGCGATGCGAAAGCGCCGCTCATTCTGGCCCATCTCCGGTGTCAGCGACTTTACCGGTTCGATGGCTGCCAGCAGGAGCAGGGCGGAGCTGACGAGCCCGCCGAAATTCCCGACCATGCGCGGCAGAGGAGCGGGGCTATCGCCATACAAGCGAAGGACGGCGCCGGACGCCACCAGGATCAGCACCAGCCCTAGCGGCCAGTGAGCTGGCCGCGGCTTCGCGGGCTGAAAGAGCGCCCGGACCAAGAGCCATGACCAGCCGCATGTCGCGTCGCCAGCGATGGCGACGACATCGGACAGAAGACCGAGCCGGTGTCCGATGATCTGGGTGAGGCAGAACGCGCCGACGGCGCCGCCGAAGAGGACGCCGTAAAGAAATGTGTCATCTGGACGGCTTCCCAGGCGAGGCCTGACGATCAAGCCTTCAGCGCTCATCAACCTGCCCTCCGTCCGATCGCACTGTCGATCACGGCTCCAAAATCTCTCGCCGATTTCCAAATCGGCGAGACGATCTGCGCACGATCCCCCACGCCCTGCTCACCAGTAACATGCAAGGAGCACAGTGACGTGGAGACAGTAAAGCGTGCAAGCCCGACGGTCACCGCGTCGTCGGTCGAAGGCCTATTACGGCGATCGGGTCTTGCCTGGTTCGTGATCGCAGCGGTGGGACAGGGGGCGTTTATCTGGATGATCGTGGCCCACTACGGCCGCAAGACATTCATTGGGGATCTGGCCGGATGGAACGACAAGCCAATCATCAAGGGCTACGTTTCAGGGGATCACGCGGGCAACCTCATGTTCGCGATCCATGTGCTGCTCGCAGCCGTGGTCACGTTGGGCGGGCTGCTGCAATTGGTCCCTGCGGTTCGCCGACGGGCGCCCGCACTACACCGCTGGACCGGACGGGTTTTCTTTATCATCGCCTATGTGATGGCCTTGAGCGGCCTTTGGCTTACCTGGGAGCGGCATACCTATCTGTCCTTGATCTCCGCGATCTCGGTGTCCGCCAACGGGGTGCTCATTCTGATCTTTGCGACCCTGGCGTGGCGAACGGCGATCGCGCGGGATTGGGTTTCTCACCGTCGCTGGGCCATGCGCGCCTTCATGGTGGTCAATGGCGTGTGGTTTCTTCGCGTGGCGATCATGGCCTGGGTGCTGATGTCGGGCGGCGGTCTCGGAATGAACCGAACCCTTTCCGGCCCCGCCGATATTGGACTGCAGTTTGGGTCGTATGTAATCCCGCTCATCGTGCTCGAGCTCTATTTCCGCGCCCAACAGAGCACCTCGCCAGCGGTCAAATATCGGGCTGCGGGCCTCGTGATTGGGATGGCGGTGATCACGGCGTTAGGCGTCGCCGGCGCCATTAGCTTCATGTGGGGGGCGTACATGATCTGAGCTGAAGCTCGGCGGTGGGGAGGCCATCTTCGCCGGTGATTGATCCGCGCCAACGGCAGCAAACCACCCTTCCCCGCCGATCGCGACACCCGCTTGTTCGGCGCGTCGCGCCAGTAGCTGCCGTTGGCATCTTTCGTGGAACCCGACATTCAGCCTGTCACGCGCAGGGACGAGATCGACCTAGGTAGACTCTTCGACCGTGTTGCGTCGGCGCTGCGAGCAAAGCATCGGCACGCGCTTCCACGGTCCCCTTAGGCAAGACAACCACACGATAGTCGAGCATCAGATACGCTCGCTCAAGTCTTTCATACTCAGCAATCGCATCCTCAAAGCCGTGTCGTCGGCCCGCGTCGGTGGCGTAGATTTCAGGCCGCGGGGTCAAGAAAACAGTCTCATTGTAGCGGTACTGCCGCCCGAGCTGTTCCAGCACAGGTTCGCCCGTGGCGTGCTCCAAAGCGGCCGCAGCGTCCACTAGGCCCCGATCGCAGAAAACGAGATTAGGCCACGCGCCCGCCGTTTCGTGATCGGCGATCGAGGTCCCAATCGCCTGACGCGCGAAGGCAGCTAAATCGATCCACGGAAGCGCGCGTCCGCCGTTTTCAAGCTCCGCCTCGACCACACGCCGTCCGGGTTCGTCCACGACCGCGTGGCCTCGACGCCGAAGCTCCGTCAGGAGAGTCGATTTTCCACCGCCAGAACAGCCCGACAGCACGACGTAGCGATTGCTCATGGCGTCCTCCCTTGATGATCGAGCGGTAGAAAACCGCCCGGCTCGGCGGTTGAAACGGTCAGCTTCATTTCTGCCGGCGCGGTGAAGGCTGCGACTGCGCGAGCGCCAATTGCTGCCGTCGGCGCCTCTCGGAACGCGACGTTCGCGCCCGACCAAACGAAGGCAGTTTACCCCCGTTTGCGGGCACTCAACCGTACCGTTTGCCGCTAATTGCCGCCGTTGCGCCCCCTCCAGCAAGCTGACTTCTAGCCCACCCGGGGCGAGATCGACCAGTTGCGACGTTGACCTGCGAAAGCCGCATCCATAAGGCTCTGGGGTTACTGTAGGGCGCATCGGTTCTAACACCGGAATGGCTAAGCCCGCCTACGACGCCTCAATCGTAACGCGCCCATGCTGAACCTCGAAAATCTGCGCAAGCAGGCCAAGCTTCACCTACGCTGGCATCGCGAACGGTATTTTCCCATCGCGAGCCAGATCAGGTCGCTGCTGCCACGCTACGGCGGCCTGACGGACCAGGAGATCCTAGCCTCGCCCTTCAAGCTAAGCGACGCTCAGGACCTCGTCGCGAGGAAGGTGGGATTCGAGACCTGGTTGGCGCTAACCAAGGGCCTTTCATCCATGCCAGTTGCAAACCCGTCGCCCTCCTCGGCCATTATCGCCGCCGAACCACAGCTGTTCGTCTCCGATATGGCGATCGCGCTCGCGTTCTATGAGGAGAAGCTCGGTTTCCGACGTGTATTCGCCTCCGGCAAGCCCCCCTTCTATGCCCAGGTCGCGCGCGATGGCGCGAAACTGAACCTGCGTCGTGTCGACGGGCCGGTGTTTTCCGAACATCTCCGCGCTCACGAGCCGGACGCCCTGTCCGCGACCCTGACGCTCGACGACGCCAAGCCGCTCTTCCTGGAGCTTCAGGCCGCCGAAGTGACCTTCCACCAGACCTTGCGCAGCGAGCCCTGGGGCGCACGCACCTTCATCGTCGGGGACCCGGATGGAAACCTCATCCTTTTCGCGGGCGCGAGTCAGGTGCGCTAATCACCCTGCCGAGGCAGATCCGAGGGCCTGTCTCGAGCTAGGCAGCGCCAGGCGCGGAACTTCAAATCGCTTCTGAAGGTCGACGTAGCGCCCCATCGCCTTCGATGCGGGAGCGTCTCGGTGGGCGACGGGGATGAGTGTCGTTGGGGTTGCGGGTGCTGCCGTCACCATCGCTTTCGATCCGTTCGCCGGTCTCTTGCCTTGCGGCCTCGTCCACGGCTAGGCGCGCTGCGCCGGTATTGCCCCCGGTTCGCCCCCATAGGGTGGAAACAGGAAGCGTCCGCCCCGCGCGCCATCGCGCAAGCGGATTTCCAGGACGACCGGCTCGCCAGCGTCAGCCAACCGGTGGGCAAGGTCGCGCGCGGCCTGTTCGGCGCGGGCGCCGGTGGCGAAGTTGAGGGGACCGCCTTCAAAATCGCCGCGAACGATCCAGCCGTCGTCAGACGGCTCGACAAAGATAAAGCAGGGCATGATCACAACGTAAATACAGAACAGCGGGCCAAGTTGGCGGCCGGCCATCCGATGGCCGGCCGCCCGCCCCGACTCAAGGGCGCGCGTCGCGATCCAGTCGGTTCAGCGCAGACAACACCTCGCTGAGCGGAACCGGCGCGGGCGTTCCCAGGAGCCATCTCTGGCTTGGTCGATGCTCGACAGCACTGGCGTCGGAGGCCCAAGCCGCCAGGATTTCGCGCTTCCCGGCGGGATCAAGATCCTGATCCTTGAGAACCTCCAACGGATGGAGGAAGCCAACCGCGGGCCGCACCGGCCACGGACGCGCCCGATCAACCAGATTGGAGTCCATGCTCATGGCGAGCCTCCCTAGGCGGCCTTGCGAGCTTTTGCCGGCTTGAGGTCCAACGCCTGCTGGGCCGCGCCGACGCCAATGGGAATTTGCCTCGGCTTCAAGGCGTCCGGCACCTCCCGTGCCAGATCGATCGACAGGACGCCGTGGGCATGGCTGGCGTCCTTGGCCACAACATAGTCGGCCAGCTCGAATCGGCGTTCGAAGGCGCGCTGGGCCAAGCCCTGGTGCAGGAAGGATCGGGCGCCCTGCCCGTCTCTCGTCGGCCGCTCGCCCTTGATGACCAGGAGGTTGGGTTCGGCGACGATTTCGAGGTCGCTGGGGGCGAAGCCGGCCAGCGCCAGAGAGAGGCGATAGGCATTCTCGCCGGTCTTTTCGATATCGTAAGGGGGATAGCTGGCGCTCGCCCCGCTGCGCAGGGCGGTCTCGACCAACTCGACCATACGGTCGACGCCGATCATCGAGCTGTAGAGCGGGGTGAAGTCAAAAGCGGTGCTCATTTCCATCTCCTCGAAAGCAAGTTGGACATGAGGGGCGCTAGGCCAAGCGCCGCGCGCCCCAGGCGCCGGACCCTGTCGGCGCCCGGCAAGCAAACGTTGAAATAGAGTGCCGCGAAAAGGCGTCAAGGCGTGCCCAAGCGAAAAATTCGGCGAGGTCCGGAAAGACGCTACTCGACCGGGTAGAGCACTGGGTAGATGTGACGGGACACCTCAAGGTCCCAGAGTTCAGGGTCTGAGCAGTATCCCGTGATGCATACGCCTTCCATTCGTAGGCTGTCCCTCCGAAGGCAACGATCTCGGAGAGACGAACTCCGGAATCGGCTTCGACAGGTCCAACGGGGCTTCGGGAACGCCGGGATGGCCCGAGAGGGCGTTGTCGTGCAGGTGCACAGCGTCAACACCAATGATGCAGGCACGATCGCCTTCGACAGGGACATAGCGGGTCACCTCCTGAAGCTTGACGCGGGTGCGCCAGCGGATTTCGGTCTCAGTGATTTCGAGCTTGGTCGAGACGTCGGTCGTGATGGCGTCGCTCTTCTTCTCGACGGTGCGAGCCTTGGCCTCAGCCTTCTTCTGGGCGGCCTCCCAGACGCCGCGCTCGTGCTTGGCGCAGGCGGCGTAGCGAGCTTCGCCATAGCCCTAGACAAACAGGGCGGCGGCGATCATCAGCAGGACGCAGCGCCCGACCGGCGACTTGGCGTAGGTCCAGGCCTTCAGCGCCAGGGCGATCACGACGCCTCACGCACGGCCCACGCAGTGGCCTCCGAGAGCCGCCGCATCCAATGGTTGCCGAAGCGTCCGAAGGTCGGCAGCGAGCGAAAGTGCGCCTCACGTAGGGCGGAGAAGGCCTTCACAGCGCGCTCGGCGTAGACGCGCTGCACGGCGGCGATCGAGACCGGGCCGATGACGCCGTCAGCAGCGACGCCAGCCACGGTTTGAAGCCACTTGGTGGCACGGCCGACGCCCTGGTTCATGGCGCAGTCGAAGACAATGTAGTCCAGGCCGGTCGGGCAGATCTCAGCCGACGACGCCAGCCAGTAGCCTCGATGGTAGACCGGCGCCACGGCGGCGGGCGTCAACGCCTTGACGTCCGCCTTGTCAACGTCGCTGTCGCCGTCCATGCCCAGCTTGAAGGCGCGAGCCGTGGCCAGGGTGACGCCGAGCTTGGTCACGCCGCCGGGGTCGTGGACGTCATCGACGTAGCCCCCTTGTGCTGAAGGATGCGCGGCAGGCAGGTTTGGAAGCGGGCGAGGCTCATGGCTTGGTCTCCGTAGCGGGGGCTGTGGCCGACACGGTCCCGCTGGCGGGGGCGGTCACGCTCGCGGTCAGGCCGCCTTCGGCTTCGGTCGTGGGCTTCTTCTTCCCTCAGCGAACTCCGACGTAGGCGCCCAGAGTGGCGCCGAACGTCCCTGACGACAGGGACGCTAGGATCGGGAGGTTGGCTTGGGGGATGGTCAGGAACGCCAGCGCCCACATGACGAAGGCCATGATGACCAGGCTGGCGACGACAACGATGGCATCGAGAGTGCGATAGTCGCGGGTCATGGCTTGCTCCGAGTCCTCGACGGTGGCCGGCGGAGCTCGGCAGGCGCCGGCTCGCGCATCCACCTGACGCTGGCGTTTAGCTCTTTCAGCTGCTCAATTCAGATGTCCTGACGCTCACCGATATTGCCGACCTGGATCCGCAATTCGGTGAGGGCTCCGATCTCGACCTCAAGCGCCAACCTTTTTGCCCAGCGCCTGGACCGTGCCCCGAAGCACGTCGTAGCCGATGGCCAGGGTGAGCAAATTCAGGACGAGCGACGTCAGGCCGATACCAAGCGCGATCCATGATGCCGGCGTCATTGCGCGCCACCCAGCGCACCCAGGACCGCGCGCACGCGAACGGGGCCAAAGTCCCTGGGGGCCCTCCGATGACAGCAACTAGGGGTAAGCCGTAACGGCGCGCGGCTTATCGGCCAGCGCAGCCTATGGAACGTTCACGCCATGCAGTTGCGGCGGTTCTTCAGAGAGGGCCGGCACGTCGTGCCGATGCTCGTTGCGACTATGGTCGCCAGCTTGGCTCTGTACGTCGCCGACCGGGTGACGGGGCCCTATCGCATCGTCATCCAGGACGGTTGGCCGCCTAGGGTTTGGCTGGAGCGCGGGCGCTAAGCCCTCACAATCGGGCCGCCGGCGTCTCTCGGCGGCGCGGGTGGGCGCACGATCTGCCACCAACGTCGCGAGCTTGGTGTTTGGCTGGTGTAGCTTGGTGGATTTCGATTGTTTGAATTTGCGCGTCGAACGTGATTACTGTTTTGCAATAAGGCTAGAAAACGGGGGAGACCAAATGGCCAGACCATCTGTATCTGAATTGCTGTTGGCTTCGGGCTATAGCTCTAGTGATATTTCCTATTTGTCACGAGCTTCGGCCACGCTTTACGGCAATGTTGGCGCCAATGTTGACGAAAGAAATTGGTCCGCAATTCTAGCAAGTGCAAATCCGCTTGAGGCTGCAGAAGCTGCTTTGCGGGCAATGTATGTCAATAAAGCCTACCTGGCGCGTAATGCAGACTACCTCATAACGCATGGATATGGCGCCGCCCAGATTGAGTGGACATACCGCAGTCTATCAAAATCGATGGGACTGTCCTATTCGCCGGACTGGTCTGCGGGAACCATGTATCAGTCCTACGGGCAAATGTCGGACTCGCAGTTAAAGGCTGCCGCGGAGCTCGAATATTATAGCTCTATTGCTCCTGCCGCCCCTGTGCTCGGATTCAGCGTCTCGGGCCTGACCGTTCAGTCGACGGGCGGGACACTGGCGCTTTCTGTATCAGGATCTGTGGGTTCCGCCGCCAGCGGCTCGGTCACCCTCACTGAGCAGAGCTCGGTTAAGGAGGGCTATCTCAAACTCATCAACGGCTATGGCGCTTCAAGCACCTACACCGAGCAGTATGTGATGTTGGGCACGTCGGGCGGCGACACTCTGAGCGCGTCGGGAACGCGAAAGGACTTCATCTTTGGCGGCGGCGGCAACGATACCATCAACGGCGCCGGCGGTGACGACGTGCTGCTGGGCGGCGGCGGCGGCGACGTAATCACAGGCGGCGCCGGCAACGACATCATGGCTGGTGGGGCGGGCAACGACACGTTCAATGTTGATTCCGGATCCGACACGATCCTCGATCTGGCGACCGGCGACATCCTGGTTGTCAGCGCGGGAGCGACGGCCGTAGCCAACGATGTCGCAGCTTTCGTCGCCTCTGGCTCGACAACGAACGCGGGCGTCGCAACCCTGAACGCGGCAAGTTCGGGTGGCAATATCGACGTGTCCCTGGCGGGCGGATCAGCCGGGTTCACCCTGGTTGGATCGGCTGTCGCCGACACCCTGCTGGGGACGAACTTCGCGGACACGATCTCGGGCGGCGGTGGCGACGACACGATCAATGGCGGGGGTGGAGCCGACACTTTGAGCGGCGGGGCCGGCGACGACGTAATAACGGCCACGGATCTCGCGACTTTGATCGACGGCGGAACGCACGTGAGCGGTGATGTCGTGAAGTTCACGACGTCGGTTTCCGCCACGAATTTGACCGATAGCCACTTGATCAACATCGAAAAGGTGGTCCTGGCGAACACCTCGGCCGCGGCCTTCGACTTCTCGGCTCAGTCCGAGACTCTGGCCTTCAGCGGCAGCGGGCTTGGCGGCGCCATCACACTCATTGGCGGCGGCGCGGCGGACACGTTCAACTTTACTGGCGACGAGGTCGTCAACTACGTGACGTCGATCAACGGCGGCGGCGGCTCCGACACCCTCACCATCTCGTCCATCACCCAGTCTATCGACCTCACGGGAAAATTGACCAGTGTCGAGACGGTTTCTCTAACCGCTGGGAGCGGCGCGGTTACGTTGACCATTCCGACGGTCAATGCGCTGAATATCACGACGGGCTCCGGGGCCTTGGCCGTCAACTTGGGCGCGGGCGGTCAAGCCGTCACCCTAACCTCCGGTGGGAATGGGGCGACGACCGTCACGAGTGGCGCTGGGGCTGATACCATCACCATGCCCAGCACCAGCACTGGGACCTTCGTCCTCACGGAGACCGGAGCTGGGATGTCGACCAAGACGTCGGTCGACACTATTGTCGATTTTAATACGGCAAATACCGTGTTCAAGACCGGAGTAGGTGCAGCGTCGGTCGGATCCTATATCATTGGCAACGCTGATATGGGGAACTACCTTTCGACTATAGCGTCCGGCTTATCGATAGTTCTGAACAATACCGGCCAATCTTATCTTATTACAATCCAAACAGGCACTGCTACTGGAACTTATCTCTTCCAAAACACTGGTTCAGATACTTCGCAGTTTGATACGACTGATTTCTTCGTCAAACTTGTCGCCGTTTCGGGCGGCCTGACGACCGCAAACCTGATCGCCTAACCAAACGAAGGTCGCCGCTCCTTCTGCGCGGCGGCCTTCGCCTCTGGCGAACCTGGCCTTCACTACCGCGACCTAGTTCAGCGAGAAGCTGTTATCGATCTCCTTCAAGCCCAATACCGATAAGATGCAGGGGTGTGTTACGGAGAGATGCTGGTCTCATCATGCCCGGACCAAGAGGGCGGTGGATGCCCGCCTAGAACTTGTAGCCAACATTGCCTCACTTTGGCGGAATTGAACCGCAGACCAACGCCGATGCGGTCCTTGACGGCCTCGGGTATATCATCATCGCCATCGCGGTCTTCGATGTCGCCAAGTATCTCTTCGACGAAGAGGTCCGCCGCGACAGCGACAAGCGGAGCGCCGCCGAGGTGCGGCGTAGCCTGACCAAGTTCCTGTCCACGATCGTCATCGCGCTCTTCCTTGAAGCGTAGGCCTGGGAGCTTTCAGCGCTTTTCGGCCGCCGTCGAGGAAAAGGTGGGTGAGGAAGACGAGATCGAGGCGCGCAAAGATAAGGCTCGCTGAACGGCCGATGCCCCCAAGGGGACACCTCTCACGCCTGTCGAGTTCCTGGTGCATCCCGAAACAAGCGGTCGCTGAAGCACGTTCCGCGCGACAAGCGGACTTTGGGACAACTCCAAGACGACGACGATCTTGTCAGGTATTTCGCTGCTCGCCCGACAATAAGTTTGGGGCTGCCGCTGCGGCGCTAGGGCGCGCTCCGTTTTAAGATCTCTCCGATCCGCCGTCCAAGCTGTTCGATTGCGAAGGGCTTGGTGATGATCTCCATGCCGCCGCCAAGGAACGCCGCCTGGTCCGCGGCCTGCTTGGCGTAGCCGGTCATGAACAGGATCGGCAGGTCGGGCCTTGTCTCGCGGGCGATCTCGGCCAGTTGCCGGCCATTGAGACCCGGCAGCCCTACATCGCTAATCAACAGATCGATCTTTCGCGAGGATTCCAGAATGGGCACGGCCTGCCGTCCATCAGCGGTCTCGACGCCTTGATAACCTAGCTCCTCCAGGACCTGCATCACCAGCAAACGAACTGCGGGGTCGTCTTCGATCACCAGAACGGTCTCGCCCGCCCCCGTAGGCGCGGCCTCATCGCCAGCCAGAACCTCTTCCTCGACCGGTCCAAGGTGCCTCGGAAGGAAAAGACGGATAGTCGTGCCGCGCCCTTCCTTGCTGTCGATGACGACGTGGCCGTGAGACTGCTGGATGAATCCGTAGATCATAGACAGACCCAAACCCGTCCCCTGCCCCAGCGGCTTGGTGGTGTAGAAAGGGTCGAACACCTTTTCCAAAACCTCGGCGGGCATGCCCGTGCCGGTGTCGGTCACGCTGATCTCGACATAGTCGCCGGCCTCGGCGTGGTCGCTCTCGGCCAACTCCAGGTCGGAAAGATAGACGTTACGCGCGGCGATGGTCAGTTCGCCCCCGCTCGGCATGGCGTCGCGCGCATTGATCGCTAGATTCAGAATGGCGCTCTCAAGCTGATTGTCGTCCGCCACGGCCGTCCAGAGCTCGGGCTGAGTGTCGATCCGCAACGCCACCTGCTCGCCTAGGGTTCGTGTCAGCAGGTCCGCCATCGACACAGTCAGTGTTCCGACATCGAGCGCGCGGTTATCCAGGGTCTGGCGGCGCGAGAACGCTAACAGCCGGTGGGTCAACGCCGCCGCGCGCTGGCCAGACTGCATCGCCGCGTCCAGGAATCGGTCGACATCGCCCATTCGTCCCTCGGCGAGGCGTCGCCGCACCATGTCGATCCCGCCCAGAATGCCGGTGAGCATGTTGTTGAAGTCGTGCGCCAAGCCGCCCGTCAACTGACCGACCGCTTCCATCTTCTGGCTTTGGCGCAGTTGATCTTCCAGCACCTTACGCTGGGTGACGTCGCGGCCGACACCGTAGATCGCCTCGCCCTCCGGCATGGCCGTCCAATTGACCCAGCGATAGGTCCCGTCCTTGGCGAGCATGCGACAGTCGAAGCCGCTCGCCGACCCGCCACGCGACAACGCGTTGAAGCGTTCCAGCGCCTCATGTCGGTCGTCGGGATGCACCAGGCTGCCCGCGGGCTTGCCGATCAGCTCGCCTTCGTCATAGCCCAGCAATGAAGTCCAGGCCGGATTAGCCGCTCGATAAAGGCCGTCGGGGCCGATCACGTGCAGCAGGTCGCGCGACAGATTCCAGACTCGGTCGCGCTCCTGGGTGCGCGCCGCGACCCGGACCTCGAGCGTCTCGGTCAACACCCGAAGCTGCTGTTCGGAACGCTTGGTCGAGGTGATGTCGTAGATCACGCCGATAAAGCTGACCCCGCCGGGACCTTCCTGCCGGTACTCGCCACGAGAGGCCAGCCATCGCTCTTCACCGGTGTCCGCGCGCAGGATGCGAAACTCGTGAAAGGCTGGACCGAAGGGATGCTTGCCGTCACGGCCCTGAATGATCGGGGGATCCTCGGGATGCACCACGGCGTTGATGGTCCGCACCGGCAGGCTTGTCGCCCGCTGCAGGCCCAGGAGCCGACAGAATTGCTCGGACACCTCGGCCGTACCGAAGCCGCTGAGATATTCGAATGACCCGACCCCGCCGGCGGTCTGCGCGATGAGCAGTCGCTCCTCGACACGCTTCTGGTCGGTGATGTCGGCGAGCACGCCGGAGAACCGGACAGGCTTGTCGTCAGCGTCGAGATAGGTTCGCCCCCTCGCTGACACCCAGTGGACAACGCCATCCAGCACGACGCGATAGTCCCTGGCGAAGACCTCCGCGCCGTTCAGGGCGCCGGCCACGGCGATCTGCAGGCGCAGCCGGTCGTCGTCATGGACGGGCGCGAAGAAGGTCGAACTCGGTATGCCGCGCGCGGCCACGACCGGGTCCAGGCCGTACAGGCTCGCGAAGCGGACGTCGGCGACCAGAACGCCGCTGGCGATGTCCCACTCCCAGGCTCCGGCGGCGCCCGCGATGGCCTGCGCGACGCGAAGGCGCTCCTGCGCCTCGGCCAGCTTCTGGCGACTGGCCCGAAGTTGCTCGACGACGACGTCATCCGCGTATTCGCCGGTGACGTCGGCTTGGGTCGCGAAGCGGTAGACGGGCGCGCCGTGTTCGTCACGTAGGGTGGTGATGTTGACGCGGTTCCAGAAGGGCGAACCATCCTTGCGGCGATTGAGCAGGTCGGCGGTGACGGCGCCGTCCCGAGCCAGGGTTTCGGCGATGCGCAAGGTCGTGGCCGCATCAGTCGCGCCATCCTGCAGGAACCGGCAGTTTCGCCCGACCGTCTCCCGCGCGGAATATCCCGACAAGGCCTCGAACGCCGCGTTCACATAGACGATCGGATCGTCCTCGCGCCGCGGTTCGGTCACGACAACGGCCACCCCGGACTGAGCCAGAGCATCGAACAGTGGACCAGCCAGAGCTCGTAACGCTTCAAGCGCCTGCCCCGCCTCCCGAACATCTTGGCGCATCTCGGCGTCTGTGGCCTCGGTCGTCACCGCAGGACAACTCCAACCGTGGCGATAGGTTCGGGCATCTCAGGCGACGTCGCCAACGACACGTTGGATGAAGTCGGCGATCAAGCCCTTCAATGCCTGCAACGACGGCAGGTCCATCAGCATGGCGATATAGCCGCGGATGTCGCGATCGTTGATGGCGAAGTTGATATAGAGAAACAGCACGACTCCGCCGTCCGGGCTGCCGGGCGAAAGATTGAACAGCATCGAGCCATCGCCGCGGATCACCTCTGGCAGCGACATGGTCAGGGGACGCTGCAGCATGTTGGCCATGGTCGCCAGGCAGCTATTGAGCACGACGTTGCCCGTCTCGGCCAGAGCCTCCTGCTCCATATCGGCCGCCTCGGCGGGCGAAAGGGCGCCGCCCGTCACGGCATGCACGAGCGCCATGCTGTTGGACTGGGGAAAGATAAGCAGTGCTCGTCCGGAGAACACGCCCTCGAAATCCTGGCGAACAGCGACAAGCTCGCCGCTTTCGCGCTCGCGGATCAAGGTGGTGGCGCCCGCGCGGCTCACGACCTCGACCGATGGCACCGACAGCAGGACGTGCTCGCCCACCATCTTGCGCAGATTGGCCGCGGCGCGGCTGACGCCGATATTGACGAGCTCGGTCAGAGCATCGAGCTCCAGGTCATCGAGCAGGTTTGCGTGCGCGTTCATTGCGCCGCCGTCTTCAGCCGCAGCGCCGCGCCGGACAGGAAACCGCGCATGCCGTCTTCCGTCACCGGCTTTGCGATGAAGGTCGCGTTGGCGGCGCGGGCCCTGGCGATGATCTCGTCCTGAACATTGGCGGTAGCGACGGCGATGGGCATCGTCGGGAAGCGCGCGCGCAATTCTTCGGCCAGGGCCAAACCGTCGCGCCCCGGCATGTTGTAGTCGAGGATCGCGACATCGATGGCCTGCGCGTCGAAGGCCGCGACGGCCTCATCGGCGTTGCTGGCT contains the following coding sequences:
- a CDS encoding AraC family transcriptional regulator translates to MSAEGLIVRPRLGSRPDDTFLYGVLFGGAVGAFCLTQIIGHRLGLLSDVVAIAGDATCGWSWLLVRALFQPAKPRPAHWPLGLVLILVASGAVLRLYGDSPAPLPRMVGNFGGLVSSALLLLAAIEPVKSLTPEMGQNERRFRIAFATGYMALLTVAVIWVDRAPSGGATAQWRMMIKSACAATALLGMASAIWYRRRHPLLPRQHLSRRGRTADASGLSASLENLMAQDAIYTRHSLKVADLARCLGEPEYKITQCITGPLGFRNFNQMTNHFRIEEAKRRLADPAYDHLPILTIAYDCGFGSIGPFNRAFKAEVGLTPQQFRRTSAL
- a CDS encoding DUF2306 domain-containing protein, which codes for METVKRASPTVTASSVEGLLRRSGLAWFVIAAVGQGAFIWMIVAHYGRKTFIGDLAGWNDKPIIKGYVSGDHAGNLMFAIHVLLAAVVTLGGLLQLVPAVRRRAPALHRWTGRVFFIIAYVMALSGLWLTWERHTYLSLISAISVSANGVLILIFATLAWRTAIARDWVSHRRWAMRAFMVVNGVWFLRVAIMAWVLMSGGGLGMNRTLSGPADIGLQFGSYVIPLIVLELYFRAQQSTSPAVKYRAAGLVIGMAVITALGVAGAISFMWGAYMI
- a CDS encoding AAA family ATPase, yielding MSNRYVVLSGCSGGGKSTLLTELRRRGHAVVDEPGRRVVEAELENGGRALPWIDLAAFARQAIGTSIADHETAGAWPNLVFCDRGLVDAAAALEHATGEPVLEQLGRQYRYNETVFLTPRPEIYATDAGRRHGFEDAIAEYERLERAYLMLDYRVVVLPKGTVEARADALLAAPTQHGRRVYLGRSRPCA
- a CDS encoding VOC family protein, yielding MLNLENLRKQAKLHLRWHRERYFPIASQIRSLLPRYGGLTDQEILASPFKLSDAQDLVARKVGFETWLALTKGLSSMPVANPSPSSAIIAAEPQLFVSDMAIALAFYEEKLGFRRVFASGKPPFYAQVARDGAKLNLRRVDGPVFSEHLRAHEPDALSATLTLDDAKPLFLELQAAEVTFHQTLRSEPWGARTFIVGDPDGNLILFAGASQVR
- a CDS encoding DUF2188 domain-containing protein, whose product is MAGRQLGPLFCIYVVIMPCFIFVEPSDDGWIVRGDFEGGPLNFATGARAEQAARDLAHRLADAGEPVVLEIRLRDGARGGRFLFPPYGGEPGAIPAQRA
- a CDS encoding Hsp20 family protein; its protein translation is MSTAFDFTPLYSSMIGVDRMVELVETALRSGASASYPPYDIEKTGENAYRLSLALAGFAPSDLEIVAEPNLLVIKGERPTRDGQGARSFLHQGLAQRAFERRFELADYVVAKDASHAHGVLSIDLAREVPDALKPRQIPIGVGAAQQALDLKPAKARKAA
- a CDS encoding glycoside hydrolase family 108 protein produces the protein MPAAHPSAQGGYVDDVHDPGGVTKLGVTLATARAFKLGMDGDSDVDKADVKALTPAAVAPVYHRGYWLASSAEICPTGLDYIVFDCAMNQGVGRATKWLQTVAGVAADGVIGPVSIAAVQRVYAERAVKAFSALREAHFRSLPTFGRFGNHWMRRLSEATAWAVREAS